The window CGGATCCACTCAACAAAGCTCACGAGAAGCCTTCTCCCGTAAATATCCTCCTCAAAGTCGAAGAGATGGACCTCCATCTGGACTTCTTTCTTTTCGAAGGTCGGTTTTGAACCAATGTAGACAATGCCGTCAAAAACCTTAACGCCTTCCGTTTTGAGAAGGGAAATGCGGGCCGCGTAAATGCCCTCCCCGGGAACCAGTTCATTCGGAAGGCGAAAATTGGCGGTCGGATACCCCAGGGCTTTTCCCATCCCATCTCCATGTAAGACCTTGCCTTCCATTTCATAATAGCGGCCCAGCATCTTCCCGGCCAGTCCGACATCTCCCTCCTGGACCAGTTGACGAATTCTGGAGGAGCTTACGACTAATTCATCCACCCAGACGGGTTCAGGCAGAATTACTTTAAAACCAAACTCCTGCCCGAAACGAATAAGATCGTCCAAAGTCCCGACCCTGTCTTTTCCGAACCTGAAATTTTTTCCGACGACAACCTCCTTGCATCCAATCTTATCATGGAGGTAGTTTTTCGCGAACTCATAAGGGGTCTGCCCGGAGAAGGCCTTGTTGAACTCGGCCGTGAAGCACACATCAATCCCGGTGGATTCTATCAAGCGGACTTTAATCTGAAAGGTATTCAGTAGCTTAAAATCGCGTTCGGGATGTAAGGCCTTGAAAGGGTGAGGCTCAAAGGTGAGGACAACGGCAGTTCCATTATTTTTTCTGGCCCGCTGGAGGGTCTGCGAGAGAATGGCCTGGTGACCGCGATGGAGGCCATCGAAATTTCCGATCGCCACAACCGGATAGGCCTTCACCGGCTTGATATTGGCTGTGCCAATCCACAGTTTCATCCTGCCGGTCCTTCAAGTCCCATGCGCGCAAATTCTTTTGCAAAATACGTCAGGATCATATCCGCGCCGGCCCGTCTGATGGAGAGTAGTGATTCGGACATGGCCCGGGTCTCATCAAGCCAGCCCTTCGCGGCTGCCGCCTTGATCATCGCATACTCTCCGCTG of the Candidatus Manganitrophaceae bacterium genome contains:
- a CDS encoding bifunctional riboflavin kinase/FAD synthetase, whose translation is MKLWIGTANIKPVKAYPVVAIGNFDGLHRGHQAILSQTLQRARKNNGTAVVLTFEPHPFKALHPERDFKLLNTFQIKVRLIESTGIDVCFTAEFNKAFSGQTPYEFAKNYLHDKIGCKEVVVGKNFRFGKDRVGTLDDLIRFGQEFGFKVILPEPVWVDELVVSSSRIRQLVQEGDVGLAGKMLGRYYEMEGKVLHGDGMGKALGYPTANFRLPNELVPGEGIYAARISLLKTEGVKVFDGIVYIGSKPTFEKKEVQMEVHLFDFEEDIYGRRLLVSFVEWIREDAKFPDEAALIRQIGEDIEKAKLILKEKGPTPSLV